The following are encoded together in the Primulina tabacum isolate GXHZ01 chromosome 18, ASM2559414v2, whole genome shotgun sequence genome:
- the LOC142532297 gene encoding protein FAR1-RELATED SEQUENCE 5-like — MLASKRNVTEVQAYEIDLAVDVGLKQKSTFQLMSGHAGGMEGLGYTMLDGINYIRSKRQRNMAYGEVGCLMRYFQQQLSKNPSFYHANQMDVEEQITNVFWADARLLIDYEYFGDVVSLDTTYCTNRAHRPVAIFSGFNHHRGAVIFGAALSYDETASSFKWLFETF; from the coding sequence ATGTTGGCTTCCAAACGTAATGTTACAGAAGTTCAGGCCTATGAGATTGATTTGGCAGTCGATGTTGGGCTTAAACAGAAATCGACTTTTCAATTGATGAGTGGACATGCAGGAGGAATGGAAGGTCTCGGTTATACCATGTTGGATGGTATAAATTATATTCGATCCAAAAGACAAAGAAATATGGCATATGGAGAAGTTGGTTGTCTGATGCGATATTTTCAACAACAATTATCTAAAAATCCATCATTTTACCATGctaatcagatggatgtggAAGAACAGATAACTAATGTTTTTTGGGCCGATGCAAGATTGTTAATTGACTATGAGTACTTTGGTGATGTTGTGTCACTCGATACCACGTATTGTACGAATCGTGCACACCGACCAGTTGCTATCTTCTCAGGTTTCAATCATCATAGAGGAGCAGTGATTTTTGGTGCAGCACTTTCGTATGATGAGACTGCATCATCATTTAAATGGTTGTTTGAAACATTTTAG